The Cryptococcus gattii WM276 chromosome K, complete sequence genome contains the following window.
AGTGCCGCTTGAGCAGCGAGAACGAGCTTGTCTTCCTCAAGCTACAAAAGATGATTAGTCTAAGTATTTTCCACAGAGCGATATTGACGTACCTGTTCAATAGCTGCAAGGttttccctcctcctgtCGTTCAACTCCGCGTACCTAGCCTGCAGatctctctctcttctctccaaaacAGCAACCTCCCCTCTAATTTTCTCCAATCTCGCCGGGGCCGCGGCCTCCTCTATGCCCTTAAGCATAAGGAATGTCTCCACATCCCGTTTGGTCTGGTGAATCTCCTCCATAACGTCCGCAATGgccttctttgccttctCATTAAGTGTTTGGTAACCACCCAGTTGCTTACCAAGCTTCTTTTCTGCTTTGGCGGCTTTGGTAGCCTCGGCAATAACGCGATCCCGAGAAGCGTTGATCATTGCAGCGTAGCATGCAGATAGCTCCTCtggagaaagagaggtTTTGTCGACCCAAGTTCGAGTTGAAGGGAAGTAGACAAGACCTTCACGTTCCTTGGCCCATGCTTCCGCAAAGGCAGATTCGTTTTCCTCGGCGGCTGCGCCAATCGCCAAACGTAAATGTTCATCGCTCGCACCAGGTAAGCCCAATGCATTAGCCAATTCTGTATGAATAGCCTTCTTTGCCTCGGCCACGAAGTCGTCCTCCGGCATGTCATACTCAGAAGCCAGACCACCAGGGATCGAAGTTCCAGGCAGAGGGTGAGCGATGGAGTCGTGCTTCATGAGCATTGCAACTTCAAGATTGACGAGCTTGAACGCTGCGGCCATTTCCTCGTCGATCTGCTCAACCACAGCCGAGTTGAGATCCTCGAGAAGCTTGTATGTGTTGACATTGACGGGTCGAGGCAAACCCTTCTTTATAACAGTACTTCTCCTCTCAAGTTCGCGTcgctcctcttcctctctgGCGGCCTTCAATCTCGCATCGCTCTCTGCAGCATCTTCCTCTGTTAGCGGTTCCGCTTCTTCagcctcctcttcatcctcttctgtCTCAGCAAGCTCAAAGTTATTTTCTGGTTTGGGCAAGGCCGCAAAGCCAGCCTTCAAAGCTCGACGAGAATCGGCAAGGCGCCGCTTCTCGTTCATGGGAGTCTCATTGTACACGGAGGCATCATCGTTGATGCTCAAATCATCTCGGAAAGGAGTTCGTAGGGGGGTGGTACCAACACCAGGAACTGTTCGAGTTGAAATGGGCACACCACCTCGAGCAGAAATTGCAAGAGGATTGGGGGTCGCGGCAACATCGTGTCGAGGTGTAGCCCCTTCGAATCCAGTGCCCGCAGAAGGGCCGTGCAGAGGAGTGTTCTCTTCCCCCAAAAGAGGTGTTTGTGCTGCCATCATATTTCGGAGATTTCGAGCCTCGGCCATGACATTATCCTCTGACTTGGCATCAGTAGTGTACAACGACTGAGAACAGATGATGATCTTACGTTGAGGAGCTGTTCTTGGTGTCCTAGCCATCTTGGCCTGGCCCAAAGCCTCGTATTCGCCTAGCAAACCCTCTGTCGCCTTATTGCCCTCACCAACCAACTCCCTCGCTAATTCTCCTGCTTGTCCGATCTTGACAATATCTTCCAGTTCTCGTTCTCCAACCTGAGGCATCGGCAAATTTagcttcctcctcctgaTAATCTGTTCTTGCTCCTTGAGTTTTTTGATCTGCGCTTCTCGGGCCGCCACAAATTGCTGTGTTTGGTTAGACTTGCCGtctcccttcttctgtcgcttcttcctctcttcaATCTCGTCCAGCTCCTGCTTGCGTTTTCCCTCGAGGGCCCGAAGTGTTGAACCGACAGGAGCAGCGTAAACCTTAGCTTGCTCTTCCGTGACATCGTAGAAACCAGGAGCAGGCTGCTTCTCGAAAGGTATGTCGGCGTTGTAATCCatacccttcttcttcggcTTGGCACGAAGATTAATACCAGCGGCTTTCAATTCACGCTTCTTTTGTAAGAAAGCTAGTCGCCTGGCCTCTTCCAATTGCCTTTCTCGGGCCTTGCGCTTGGCTTTCTTGCCTTGTGTATTGGCCAATCTCGCTCGCGCTTCTGATAACATTTCCTTCTCTAATGGGATATCAGTGACCGTGCAAAGCAACCAAACATTCTGATACACGTACCGTCATCATCCATGTCGATGGGATCAGGCCTCGCTGGTCTTGTCTCGGGGTCTGTGTCAATTTCTCCCGGCCTGAGGCCTCTAGCATCGGCAGCTGGTTTACTCGATTCATCCTCTCCTGCTCCTAATCCCAACTCTTCATTGTCCCTCGCCTCCGCATCATCCAGGAGTTTCTGGTATCGCTCAAGACATTGTGTAGCAGTGCGACCGACGATAGGAGCAATGGTTCTCCATTGAGTAGGCATGAGCTTGGCAAGATGGAGAAGCTTTTCGTCCTCAGTCTAAAAGCGACGGTTAGCCATTACCCCACTGCATGAATCGAATCTGCTTGCCTTCGACCATTCCACTTTCTTGATTGAAGGGTCTAACCATTCGTACCATCTCGCTTTACATTGCTTGGGTGTTTTTCGAACCAAAAGTGATGAGATACGAGCCCATTGCTGTGAAACCAAGCTCGTCAACTTCATGCCCATAGATTTGAGTTCTACTCACATTCTTACCGTATTTTGAGATAGCGGCCTTGAGAATTTCATCTTCGGTGTTTCTCCAAACACCGCCCTTGACAATAACCCGCTGTTATGCACTATTTAGCTTTCGCTTATACAACAAAACACAATATACACTGACCATTATGAAGTAACAATGATGTAAGGTCTTGGAACGCAAGTGTATACCCTTCGTCAATCCCCCGTCCTAGTTTACGATGCTAGCAGAGCGATTTCCTTGATATTTTCCGTGCACTACGGTGCTTTGATCTGGATGATCCTGCCGGAtggaagaaaaaagggaaaTAGAAGCTAAATCAGTGTCCTGTGAGTATGCATCGAGGTTTCAAGCGTAATGACCACGAACGGCCACCCCGAAGCGTTGCAGCAGCATCGGAATTTGCGGCATTATTTCGTTGTGGCATATATATTTGGTATgatcttttcttcttcgttgATTCGTTCATAGAGAAGTTCGCCGAGTGCATGCGATACTTTTACGAAGACAAGGGAATTTACACCTGCATTAACGTTCTTGAATAATGTAAACCTAATCCCAAACATGACTGGTACAGATATAGTCTACAGCATCATTCAGATTTTTCGACTGCTTCAGTCACTTGCACCGTAATCATCAGGATAATCCACAGCACCTCATTGCTCGGCATACAGGACCAATTTTTGACCCTCGGTTCTCAACCAACTTTTCAGATCCTTATCATCCATTAACTCCCTATAACCTTCTCCGCCATCCATCGATACCCTATATCTCAACATTGTAACCCCTGGTCCTAGTCTCGCCCGCACTTTGTCAGATAATTCGGCAAATGTCACTGCCGAATGTACTCGTATGGCGATAAGGTCATCAGTAGCCCTATCATAGATTTTTATCTTGATATACGGCGGTGGACCAGGCTGAGGTGCAGTGCTGGGTGTAGTGACACTCGTGGAAGTTGAAGGACCTCCAGCACCCATACCCCATGAGGATGTCGTGTTGGCTGTGGAGGGTCCACCGGAGACGTAATGCGCCGCGGCGGACTGTCTAACAGATGCGGGGTAAGCAAATGAGTCAGGTCTCGATGAAGGATGAGGGTTCGTATTAATGGGTGGAAGAGGCGAAGGGCCACGTGATGACATGCTCTTCGATACGGTGTGCTGTTGATAAGCTTGTGGAGAATGGCGGTATTGATTGGAGGACTGGGATTGTCGTGATGTGACTGATTGAGATCCCATCCCATTTGTGGAAGCGTCATAATCATCCAGTTTGACATCTGCCAATTGCTCTTCTAGCTCACCCAGGGCGCCTTGCCTTGATACCTTCTCAAAGAGATCACCATGTCGGGTAGCAAAGAATGCTCTAAACAATTCATGTCGAAGGATAAAGCCTGCACCCTTTGTCTTCAGATCAAGCAGCTCTTTGACATACACATCTAACTCTTCCCTCAAGTACTCAGTCAATTCGTCATCAATCTCGTAATCCACTGGACCGGGCATATACGGTAAAATACGCTCCGGCGTGGAGCGACCATCAGCGGAACCAGATCGACCAGCTTCGAGAGGGAATGTATCGAGGAGGGCAATCTGAAAGTCGTAAAAGTCTTCATATGATCGGTAAAGACCGAATGTATAAGCAGAAGCGGTAAGATCATCGGGGACGAATGTGACCTGAAGGCGAAACCAATATACGCCATTCTCTTGGTGAAACGAAGGGACAGACATGGACGTCAAGTCGCCGAGGGGTAGTATTTCGTTCTTCACAGGGACATAGGTGGGTTGTTTTGACGATCTTTCGGTGGGCGCAGGCGtgatggaagaagacgatGCCACACTGGGAGGGTTAATTAAAGTGGTTGACACAGACCCTGTACGAGATATCGAACTATGAGAATCGGAAGTCCTAGTAGTTTGTGCCGGAGCATAAGGTGAGTTGGTGACAACCTGTCCTGGAGCTATATCAAGTTTTCCGAGAGGTATAGCTGCAGCTTTGTATTCTGCtattttcttcttccactcctCGACCATGGGGATCGAGTTTGGTTCAATTTCGACAACCTGCTCCGTTTTAGGATCTCTCACCTCTACAAAAGCAACAGGAATCAAACCTGGGCCACCAAGACGCCCGATAGGTTTGGCAACGAACCTGAACAGAGCTTTGAGCCTTCATTACCAGTAACTGATAATAGATAACGCACCATTCATGATTGCTCTGTGCCATGATAACAATGGGTTCTCCTTTCTTGGCTTCTAGCTCATCTGGTCTTTCAGCTCGAAAGTCGTACTGCACAATCGCATATACTCTGTAATCGAGTTGGACATAAGTTCGGCAACGAAGATGATTCAACACTCACGAGCTTTTCTGCGTTCGGGCTTCGTCAGCGGAGGCAGGCGGTGACAATATTGGGCCTGCTTTGTGTGTATCTCTTTGAGACTCGGAGCTATGAGACGGGATGTTTCGCCTAATACCGAACCTGTCAATACTCGCCAACGTCGTGGCGTTTCCCCATGGGGTTTCTTACCTTCCATGATCCACCGACCTCTGCCCCGCAGGATGTCTACCACCCTTTACAAACTCCTCAAAATCAACCTTGGGCACCAGTCCCCTAGAGCCAGTGAGAGGATCTGTATTTTATTAGCGAAAACCCCACATGTCGCGTCGTCCAGCATTCCAGCATTACGACTTACTCAAAGCCTCAAACCAGACATCCCTTTCTCCTGTCACATACCAAAAATCGCCTTTATTGTAGCTCAGCTCTTGCGGATTCGTGCTTTGATGGGAGGTCAGCGCCTTAATCACCTTTTGAGGAGGTGCAACTTTTTCAGATGGTCTGCCGAGAGCATGGGAGTTCCCGGAGTAAGAGACTGGTAGCGGAGGCGAAGGTTGAGGGGAACTGCTGTTTTTTTCATGGTTTAAAGACCGCCTGAGAGATTTCATAGTAGTTTCTGTGATGATTGGTTGCCGAGACTTGCGGGAAGTGGATTGATACGCGAAGATAAGAGATTGATCGAAATATGAGAACGAAcgagaagaaaagagaacCGCGGCAGGTGTTGTTCTGTTGGGCAAGTCCCACCTGTCATGTTGTGCAAGGGCGATTGCGGCGATGTCCACGTTAACAAGTACGAGTACAGACAGTAATTACTTAATAATAAGTAACGCGTACATATTTTCCACCGACTTTGTCAAatattatatatatatatattatatatatTATATATCATCTGAATCACATTCCCTCACCATTAAGTATCGTGTTCATTCGTTAGATGCGTCATCTTTACTGCCCGAAGTGTGCAATGCTAGTTTTTGTCCGTTTATGCATATCGCTGATGTTTACATGCAATAATATGAAGGAGCAATGCTCTTGCTGGTCCTTCTTTCATTTACGGTAGTATGCCTTTGGAACCTCGTTCGCCAAAGGGTTTTCACAATGCTGCTCCGAAATTACCACTACCGTACGTCCTTTGGTCTCATATGCTGCTGCCTCTCCACATATTCTTACCACAGGAAAATCATCTCCCGATAAATTACGAATGAAGGAAATCGTTGTTGTGAAAGCACACTGGACGAAGAAATACACCGCAAAGATGTTAACGAAGTCGATCAGTCGTCCGTCGTCACCTTTTCTCCCCGATTACGCTATAAACCTGGTGGAAAGGGTATAAACTATCGAATGTTTAGTTCACTGAGTGGATAGAGACAATGATGGGGTCGACAGcgcaagaagaagacttGTTTGTGCGGAAGTATGCGTGCGATCACTCGGCGACTATGTGCATCTATCTATTAGTCTTTCTATGGCATGCATCGGGTCGAATAGCGTAGTTTGGTCAAGAAGGAGAGCTGTAGCAACATTTGCAGTTGCAAGTACTTGAGACGcaactttttttttaatcGCTAAAAAAAGGTTTACTAACACTGACAGCGACTCATTAAGATCAGCTTCCTCCAGAAAAAGTAAACAAACACAAACAAACGACGTCACAGCATTTGCCATTAGAATTAAGGGAATATAGCTGCTGCTGTAATAACTGAATTTCTCGATCAAATTACCTTTCAAACGGCAGTTGTTTACTATCTTTTGGTTTTTAACCGGCAGCATTCACCGCGAATCCCATTTCCTTGCCAAACAAGATACTTTAAGCAGTTCAAGTTTTAGTAGCTGGCCTGGCTGACTGAGCAGTCCGCAGCGCAGAAGGACATGTCGGAGGCTTCTCAAGTACCGCCTCAATCGGCTTCGCTTGCTCTTCAAAACCTACCACCTCGGAACCAGTCATTAAGAAGAAGACCTTCA
Protein-coding sequences here:
- a CDS encoding Pre-mRNA splicing factor CEF1 (PRP19-associated complex protein 85), putative (Similar to TIGR gene model, INSD accession AAW46316.1); its protein translation is MRVIVKGGVWRNTEDEILKAAISKYGKNQWARISSLLVRKTPKQCKARWYEWLDPSIKKVEWSKTEDEKLLHLAKLMPTQWRTIAPIVGRTATQCLERYQKLLDDAEARDNEELGLGAGEDESSKPAADARGLRPGEIDTDPETRPARPDPIDMDDDEKEMLSEARARLANTQGKKAKRKARERQLEEARRLAFLQKKRELKAAGINLRAKPKKKGMDYNADIPFEKQPAPGFYDVTEEQAKVYAAPVGSTLRALEGKRKQELDEIEERKKRQKKGDGKSNQTQQFVAAREAQIKKLKEQEQIIRRRKLNLPMPQVGERELEDIVKIGQAGELARELVGEGNKATEGLLGEYEALGQAKMARTPRTAPQQDNVMAEARNLRNMMAAQTPLLGEENTPLHGPSAGTGFEGATPRHDVAATPNPLAISARGGVPISTRTVPGVGTTPLRTPFRDDLSINDDASVYNETPMNEKRRLADSRRALKAGFAALPKPENNFELAETEEDEEEAEEAEPLTEEDAAESDARLKAAREEEERRELERRSTVIKKGLPRPVNVNTYKLLEDLNSAVVEQIDEEMAAAFKLVNLEVAMLMKHDSIAHPLPGTSIPGGLASEYDMPEDDFVAEAKKAIHTELANALGLPGASDEHLRLAIGAAAEENESAFAEAWAKEREGLVYFPSTRTWVDKTSLSPEELSACYAAMINASRDRVIAEATKAAKAEKKLGKQLGGYQTLNEKAKKAIADVMEEIHQTKRDVETFLMLKGIEEAAAPARLEKIRGEVAVLERRERDLQARYAELNDRRRENLAAIEQLEEDKLVLAAQAALEAQEREVADGDIDMNGA
- a CDS encoding Protein scd2/ral3, putative (Similar to TIGR gene model, INSD accession AAW46315.1), whose translation is MKSLRRSLNHEKNSSSPQPSPPLPVSYSGNSHALGRPSEKVAPPQKVIKALTSHQSTNPQELSYNKGDFWYVTGERDVWFEALNPLTGSRGLVPKVDFEEFVKGGRHPAGQRSVDHGRFGIRRNIPSHSSESQRDTHKAGPILSPPASADEARTQKSSVYAIVQYDFRAERPDELEAKKGEPIVIMAQSNHEWFVAKPIGRLGGPGLIPVAFVEVRDPKTEQVVEIEPNSIPMVEEWKKKIAEYKAAAIPLGKLDIAPGQVVTNSPYAPAQTTRTSDSHSSISRTGSVSTTLINPPSVASSSSITPAPTERSSKQPTYVPVKNEILPLGDLTSMSVPSFHQENGVYWFRLQVTFVPDDLTASAYTFGLYRSYEDFYDFQIALLDTFPLEAGRSGSADGRSTPERILPYMPGPVDYEIDDELTEYLREELDVYVKELLDLKTKGAGFILRHELFRAFFATRHGDLFEKVSRQGALGELEEQLADVKLDDYDASTNGMGSQSVTSRQSQSSNQYRHSPQAYQQHTVSKSMSSRGPSPLPPINTNPHPSSRPDSFAYPASVRQSAAAHYVSGGPSTANTTSSWGMGAGGPSTSTSVTTPSTAPQPGPPPYIKIKIYDRATDDLIAIRVHSAVTFAELSDKVRARLGPGVTMLRYRVSMDGGEGYRELMDDKDLKSWLRTEGQKLVLYAEQ